A part of Podarcis muralis chromosome 15, rPodMur119.hap1.1, whole genome shotgun sequence genomic DNA contains:
- the LOC114585922 gene encoding surfactant protein C-like: MDSKVDCQVNMSSEPIALRFIPRVPKERKQMILISVVLVLLAIIIIGAILIGVYMTQQHTEKIIKITSSTGDGEVVEQTMMVNNQESVAAFHIQSNRTSATVVYDYKHRLIGFRIQDRKQCSVVAMDSVDVPSLHEITEGIEHFDEQGSGDDHVSYSFKQGELADRTTLGTTVNILCSDVPVYWAENNHKAQRSGLLCGGLLILKLCLILLL, encoded by the exons GCCCTCAGGTTTATACCCAGAGTGCCTAAGGAGAGGAAGCAAATGATCCTCATCTCTGTCGTCCTGGTGCTTCTGGCCATTATCATTATTGGTGCAATTCTCATTGGCGTTTACATGACGCAGCAACACACCGAAAAG ATAATTAAAATCACTAGTAGTACAGGAGATGGCGAAGTGGTTGAGCAAACTATGATGGTGAACAACCAGGAAAGTGTTGCTGCCTTTCATATCCAGAGCAATCGGACCTCAGCAACTGTTGTCTACGACTATAAACAC CGTCTGATCGGCTTCCGAATTCAGGACAGAAAACAATGCTCAGTGGTGGCAATGGATTCAGTTGATGTGCCCAGCCTACATGAAATCACCGAAGGAATAGAGCACTTTGATGAACAA GGCTCAGGAGATGACCACGTGTCCTACAGCTTCAAGCAAGGAGAACTGGCAGATCGCACAACTCTAGGAACCACAGTGAATATCCTCTGCAGTGATGTCCCTGTGTACTGGGCTGAG aACAACCACAAAGCACAAAGAAGTGGATTGCTGTGTGGAGGGCTTCTGATTCTTAAACTCTGTTTAATACTGTTACTGTGA